The following are from one region of the Staphylococcus schleiferi genome:
- a CDS encoding aminotransferase class I/II-fold pyridoxal phosphate-dependent enzyme, producing the protein MNPLALQLNEQLTENQPIILDMLSDLGKNMYYPKGILTQSAEAKSTQYNATIGMATNSKGKLYTESLYSMFNELNTDEVFSYAPPQGLGELRELWQQKMLKENPDLSADAISLPIVTNALTHGLSLVGDLFVNPGDTVLLPTHNWGNYKLVFGVRHQAEINTYPIFDEQGHFTTTELVNTLNQINQDKVIMVLNYPNNPTGYTPTESEVKAIVKAIDDLGRRGVNVVTIVDDAYYGLFYEDVYTQSIFTALTQLNNSRVLPVRLDGATKEFFAWGFRVGFLTFGLSNDTTKEVLEAKMKGLIRSNISSGASPTQAAVQHALKNKANFDQEIQENIDTLKERYEVTKEIVYQDAFKSLWQPYDFNSGYFMALKVNGVDPEQLRLHLIEHYSIGIIALNDTDIRVAFSCIEKDDLSHVFNSIAEAIKALH; encoded by the coding sequence ATGAACCCTTTAGCGCTGCAATTGAATGAACAATTAACAGAGAATCAACCTATTATTTTAGATATGCTTTCTGATTTAGGGAAAAACATGTATTATCCAAAAGGCATTTTAACGCAATCTGCTGAAGCAAAATCTACGCAGTATAATGCAACGATTGGAATGGCAACAAATTCTAAGGGGAAATTATACACTGAGTCACTCTACAGTATGTTTAATGAGCTTAATACAGACGAAGTTTTTTCATATGCGCCTCCCCAAGGTTTAGGTGAGTTACGTGAGCTTTGGCAACAAAAAATGTTGAAAGAAAATCCTGATCTTTCTGCTGATGCGATAAGTTTACCGATAGTCACTAACGCACTTACACACGGGCTTTCTTTGGTTGGCGACCTTTTTGTAAATCCCGGAGATACGGTTTTACTTCCAACGCATAACTGGGGGAACTACAAACTTGTTTTTGGTGTGCGTCATCAAGCAGAAATCAATACTTACCCTATTTTTGATGAACAGGGTCACTTCACAACAACTGAACTTGTGAATACACTTAATCAAATTAATCAAGACAAAGTCATCATGGTACTCAACTACCCTAACAATCCAACAGGTTATACCCCTACTGAGAGTGAAGTTAAAGCCATTGTTAAAGCCATTGATGACTTAGGACGTCGTGGCGTGAATGTTGTGACAATAGTTGATGATGCATATTATGGCTTATTTTATGAAGATGTGTATACACAATCTATCTTCACAGCATTGACACAACTCAACAATTCTCGTGTATTACCCGTTCGTTTAGACGGCGCGACGAAAGAATTTTTCGCATGGGGATTCCGTGTAGGTTTCCTTACATTCGGTCTTTCTAATGACACAACAAAAGAAGTGTTAGAAGCTAAAATGAAAGGATTAATCCGTAGCAATATTTCTAGCGGTGCTTCACCAACGCAAGCGGCAGTACAACACGCACTAAAAAACAAAGCTAATTTTGATCAAGAAATTCAAGAAAATATCGATACACTTAAAGAACGTTACGAAGTGACTAAGGAAATCGTTTATCAAGATGCTTTTAAATCACTATGGCAACCTTACGACTTTAACTCCGGCTATTTCATGGCACTTAAAGTAAATGGTGTTGACCCAGAACAATTAAGATTACACCTCATCGAACATTATTCAATTGGTATCATTGCTTTAAATGACACAGATATTCGTGTCGCCTTTAGTTGTATCGAAAAAGATGATTTATCACATGTTTTCAACTCAATAGCAGAAGCAATTAAAGCGTTACATTAA
- the pmtC gene encoding phenol-soluble modulin export ABC transporter ATP-binding protein PmtC, translated as MELKQITKRYNNNTVIDQIDFTFNDSHIVGLIGKNGVGKTTLMKIMNGNIINYSGEVKTSSDERIGYLIEHPKLYDNKTGLYNLKLFAQVLGKGFDKQYTDEIVKAFGMESYIKKKVKKYSMGMKQKLAIAVSLMNKPKYLILDEPTNGMDPDGSIDVLKTIQQLVKQLDMKILISSHKLEDIELICDRAVFLRDGHFVQDVDMSNGQSANQTIVKVDSKDFEEALYYLTDHFKVAQSHKDSGEIILNAQSNYQAFLEGLAQKQIFPTYIETRKISLRDTYFNINQRGDEQ; from the coding sequence ATGGAGTTAAAGCAGATTACAAAGCGTTATAACAACAATACTGTCATCGATCAAATTGATTTTACTTTTAATGATAGTCATATTGTTGGTCTTATAGGAAAAAACGGTGTAGGTAAAACGACACTTATGAAAATTATGAACGGTAATATTATTAATTATTCGGGTGAAGTCAAAACCTCAAGTGATGAGCGTATTGGTTATTTAATTGAACATCCTAAACTTTATGATAATAAGACAGGATTGTATAACTTAAAACTTTTCGCTCAAGTTTTAGGGAAAGGCTTTGATAAACAATATACAGATGAAATTGTTAAAGCTTTTGGCATGGAATCTTATATTAAGAAAAAAGTGAAAAAGTATTCAATGGGGATGAAACAAAAATTAGCAATTGCAGTTTCTTTAATGAATAAACCGAAATATTTAATATTGGATGAGCCAACAAATGGGATGGACCCAGACGGTTCCATCGATGTTTTAAAAACAATTCAACAACTTGTAAAACAATTAGATATGAAGATTTTAATATCTAGTCATAAATTAGAAGATATAGAATTAATTTGTGATCGTGCTGTTTTCTTAAGAGATGGTCACTTTGTTCAAGATGTCGATATGTCAAATGGTCAATCTGCAAATCAAACGATTGTCAAAGTTGATTCAAAAGACTTTGAAGAAGCCCTTTACTATTTAACAGATCATTTTAAAGTAGCACAATCACACAAAGATTCAGGAGAAATTATTTTGAATGCGCAAAGTAATTATCAAGCGTTTTTAGAAGGTTTAGCACAAAAACAAATATTTCCAACGTATATTGAAACAAGAAAAATTTCATTGCGTGACACATACTTTAATATTAATCAACGAGGTGACGAACAATGA
- the mroQ gene encoding intramembrane glutamic endopeptidase MroQ — protein MNRILVSILTVVFYILALFTPTFANALGWIDTQHRTTALHQTIYIQLIAFLCAAIIILVMQYTVKNKLKFELEQKEKKRYIIPWILAGLGIVYFAQIIVNVLSVLIFGTNPVSENTFRILKVAREMPIMIILIAIIGPLLEEFVFRKVLFGEIYNAIRANKTIKFLIATTISSLLFAVAHMDFSHLLVYFVMGVIFSAFYIYTKRLSVSIGIHMAQNGLVALIQLTMPEKLLEDAMKQVQFIQLFVIHFL, from the coding sequence ATGAATCGTATTTTAGTTTCTATATTAACGGTTGTATTTTACATACTTGCATTATTCACACCTACTTTCGCAAACGCTTTAGGATGGATAGATACACAACATCGTACAACCGCTTTGCACCAAACCATTTACATCCAATTGATTGCTTTTTTATGTGCAGCAATTATTATTTTAGTGATGCAATATACTGTTAAAAATAAACTTAAGTTTGAATTAGAACAAAAAGAGAAGAAACGTTATATTATCCCATGGATATTGGCTGGTTTAGGGATTGTCTATTTTGCACAAATTATCGTGAATGTATTAAGTGTTCTTATTTTTGGTACCAATCCAGTAAGTGAAAATACTTTTAGAATTTTAAAAGTTGCACGCGAAATGCCTATTATGATTATTTTAATTGCTATCATTGGCCCTTTACTAGAAGAATTTGTTTTTAGAAAAGTGCTATTCGGTGAAATCTATAACGCCATTCGAGCAAATAAAACGATTAAATTTTTAATCGCAACGACAATAAGTTCATTATTATTTGCCGTTGCACATATGGATTTTTCACATTTACTTGTTTATTTTGTTATGGGTGTCATATTTTCTGCCTTTTATATTTACACAAAACGTTTAAGTGTTTCAATCGGTATTCACATGGCTCAAAATGGCCTTGTCGCTTTAATCCAGCTAACAATGCCTGAAAAGCTATTAGAAGATGCGATGAAACAAGTTCAATTCATTCAATTATTTGTCATTCACTTCTTATGA
- a CDS encoding SPL family radical SAM protein has translation MEINVKQPKQFLTKASGFLKDYTHTLNPYMGCQYACSYCYVRKSPISLFSGKNWGDWVTVKNNVNHQFQNELQRAKRKGPVTIFMSSSTDPYQPLEKKYEITRILLTSMASHPPDFLFIQTRSPLIQRDIDILKTYPGRFIVSMTIETDREDMVRYFTPQAPSIQSRFNALKKLRQAGIPTQVSVAPLLPCTTNFPEILAHYTDYVTIDDYFMGDGSNGRRTESLGMRHMYQALHLEDWYQPDAYQYVLKLMQSRFSKTHISVSVDGFKPTEF, from the coding sequence ATGGAAATCAATGTCAAACAACCTAAACAATTTTTAACAAAAGCAAGTGGATTCCTAAAGGATTATACGCATACGCTCAATCCATATATGGGCTGCCAATATGCGTGTTCGTATTGTTATGTGAGGAAGTCGCCAATCTCGTTATTTTCTGGTAAAAATTGGGGTGATTGGGTGACAGTTAAAAATAACGTTAACCATCAATTTCAAAATGAGTTACAACGTGCTAAAAGAAAAGGACCCGTGACGATTTTTATGTCCTCTTCAACAGATCCTTACCAGCCGCTTGAAAAGAAATACGAAATTACAAGAATACTACTCACATCAATGGCCAGTCATCCACCTGACTTTTTATTTATTCAAACACGTAGCCCACTCATCCAACGTGATATCGACATTTTAAAAACCTATCCCGGTCGATTTATTGTAAGTATGACCATTGAGACAGACCGAGAAGATATGGTGCGTTATTTCACACCACAAGCACCTAGCATTCAATCAAGATTCAATGCGCTCAAAAAATTACGTCAGGCAGGTATCCCAACGCAAGTCTCTGTGGCACCTCTTTTACCTTGTACGACAAACTTTCCTGAAATCTTAGCGCATTATACAGATTATGTCACAATAGATGATTACTTTATGGGCGATGGGTCAAATGGTCGTAGAACTGAATCATTAGGTATGCGTCATATGTATCAAGCATTACATTTAGAAGATTGGTATCAACCTGACGCCTATCAATATGTATTGAAATTGATGCAATCTCGCTTTTCTAAAACACATATTTCAGTTAGTGTTGATGGTTTTAAACCGACTGAATTCTAA
- a CDS encoding SE1626 family protein → MKHLTKIFVVIALIIFILGIILQFINQEGAAIKLFVATILFMICAFISRNNDRKKQQK, encoded by the coding sequence TTGAAACATCTAACTAAAATATTTGTAGTGATTGCACTCATCATTTTTATTTTAGGTATTATTTTACAATTTATAAATCAAGAAGGTGCAGCGATTAAATTATTCGTTGCAACGATTTTATTTATGATTTGTGCTTTTATTAGTCGGAATAATGATCGTAAAAAGCAACAAAAGTAA
- the groL gene encoding chaperonin GroEL (60 kDa chaperone family; promotes refolding of misfolded polypeptides especially under stressful conditions; forms two stacked rings of heptamers to form a barrel-shaped 14mer; ends can be capped by GroES; misfolded proteins enter the barrel where they are refolded when GroES binds) — translation MAKELKFSEDARQAMLRGVDKLANAVKVTIGPKGRNVVLDKEFTAPLITNDGVTIAKEIELEDPYENMGAKLVQEVANKTNEIAGDGTTTATVLAQAMIQEGLKNVTSGANPVGIRQGIDKAVAVAIEALHNISQKVENKEEIAQVGAISAADEEVGRYISEAMEKVGNDGVISIEESSGFNTELDVVEGMQFDRGYQSPYMVTDSDKMTAELEKPYILITDKKISSFQDILPLLEQIVQSNRPILIVADEVEGDALTNLVLNRMRGTFTAVAVKAPGFGDRRKAMLEDLAILTGAQVITDDLGLELKEATIDMLGTASKVEVTKDNTTVVDGDGDSANIDARVNQIKAQIEETDSDFDREKLQERLAKLAGGVAVIKVGAASETELKERKLRIEDALNSTRAAVEEGIVAGGGTALMNIFKNVEEIDAEGDEATGVNIVLKALQAPVRQIAENAGLEGSVIVERMKNAEPGVGYNAATDEWVNMLEAGIVDPTKVTRSALQHAASVAAMFLTTEAVVANIPEEKGNDMPQMGGMPGMM, via the coding sequence ATGGCAAAAGAATTAAAATTCTCTGAAGATGCACGTCAAGCGATGTTACGTGGTGTAGATAAACTTGCAAATGCTGTAAAAGTAACAATCGGACCAAAAGGACGTAATGTCGTATTAGACAAAGAATTTACAGCACCTTTAATTACTAACGATGGGGTAACAATCGCTAAAGAAATCGAATTAGAAGATCCATATGAAAACATGGGTGCAAAATTAGTACAAGAAGTTGCAAATAAAACGAATGAAATAGCTGGTGACGGTACAACAACAGCGACTGTTTTAGCACAAGCTATGATTCAAGAAGGACTTAAAAATGTAACAAGTGGCGCAAACCCAGTAGGTATCCGTCAAGGTATTGATAAAGCGGTAGCTGTAGCGATTGAAGCACTTCATAATATTTCTCAAAAAGTAGAAAATAAAGAAGAAATCGCGCAAGTAGGTGCTATTTCTGCAGCTGATGAAGAAGTAGGTCGTTATATTTCTGAAGCTATGGAAAAAGTAGGTAATGACGGTGTTATCTCTATTGAAGAATCAAGCGGTTTTAATACTGAATTAGATGTAGTGGAAGGTATGCAATTCGATCGTGGATACCAATCTCCATATATGGTTACTGATTCGGATAAAATGACTGCTGAGTTAGAAAAACCTTATATTTTAATCACGGATAAAAAAATCTCATCTTTCCAAGATATCCTACCTTTATTAGAGCAAATCGTTCAATCTAATCGCCCAATTTTAATTGTTGCTGATGAAGTTGAAGGCGACGCTTTAACAAACTTAGTATTGAACCGTATGCGTGGTACATTTACTGCCGTTGCAGTAAAAGCACCAGGATTTGGTGACCGTAGAAAAGCGATGTTAGAAGATTTAGCTATCTTAACAGGTGCTCAAGTCATCACTGACGATCTTGGTTTAGAATTAAAAGAAGCTACAATCGATATGTTAGGTACAGCAAGCAAAGTTGAAGTCACTAAAGACAACACAACTGTTGTTGATGGTGACGGAGATTCAGCAAATATCGATGCACGTGTAAACCAAATTAAAGCACAAATTGAAGAAACTGATTCTGATTTTGACCGTGAAAAATTACAAGAGCGCCTTGCTAAATTAGCAGGTGGTGTTGCTGTAATTAAAGTAGGTGCTGCTTCAGAAACAGAATTAAAAGAACGTAAATTACGTATTGAAGATGCATTGAACTCAACACGCGCTGCGGTAGAAGAAGGTATTGTAGCAGGTGGTGGTACAGCATTAATGAATATCTTCAAAAATGTTGAAGAAATTGATGCAGAAGGCGACGAAGCTACAGGTGTCAATATCGTATTAAAAGCTTTACAAGCCCCAGTACGCCAAATTGCGGAAAACGCTGGTTTAGAAGGTTCTGTCATCGTAGAAAGAATGAAAAATGCAGAACCAGGTGTAGGTTATAATGCAGCAACAGATGAATGGGTCAATATGTTAGAAGCTGGTATCGTGGATCCAACTAAAGTGACACGTTCAGCATTACAACATGCTGCGAGCGTTGCTGCAATGTTCCTTACTACAGAAGCGGTAGTCGCAAATATACCTGAAGAAAAAGGAAATGACATGCCACAAATGGGCGGCATGCCAGGTATGATGTAA
- a CDS encoding methylated-DNA--[protein]-cysteine S-methyltransferase: MSYYYQHLHTPLGVMTAIVNAHDKLVGLAFNDSKDYQTLLNKLNGQHKLIHRSQHDLIDQLAHELESYFHGHCQSFKTPISFEIGTPFQQKVWRTLQQLPYGNKVSYGDIAQMMRHPKSTRAVASAIGLNPVSIIIPCHRVIRKDGQLGGFNSGLNRKIRLLTLEGHLNE, encoded by the coding sequence TTGTCATATTATTATCAACATCTACACACACCACTTGGCGTCATGACCGCAATTGTTAACGCTCATGATAAATTAGTTGGTTTAGCTTTTAATGACTCGAAAGACTACCAAACGTTATTGAACAAATTAAATGGGCAGCATAAGTTGATACACCGCTCTCAACATGATTTAATTGATCAACTTGCTCACGAATTAGAAAGTTATTTTCACGGACACTGTCAATCATTTAAAACGCCAATATCATTTGAAATCGGCACCCCTTTCCAACAAAAAGTTTGGCGTACCTTACAACAACTCCCTTATGGAAATAAAGTAAGTTACGGGGACATTGCTCAAATGATGAGACATCCTAAAAGTACCCGTGCCGTGGCTTCAGCAATTGGTCTTAATCCTGTATCTATTATCATCCCGTGTCACAGGGTCATTAGAAAGGATGGCCAGTTGGGTGGCTTCAACAGTGGATTAAACAGAAAAATACGTTTATTAACATTGGAGGGTCATTTGAATGAATAA
- a CDS encoding acetylornithine deacetylase: MNKRQFEILAALIAAPTVSPPARNTKPLQQKIAEWLKSIGFDTTQIPFYDNDEIIVATLKGKNEQAPKLILNGHVDVAEVESETFWHTNPFELVEKEGYLYGRGVADMKGGMSALFYNLERLYQDGVQPEGDIIVQSVVGEEVGEAGTKIACEHSPKADLALVLDTSESIAMGQGGVITGWITIQSDVTIHDGARSHIIHAGGGRHGASAIEKMLKIIQALQELERHWAVTKSYPGMPSGANTINPAVIEGGRHPAFIADQCKLWITVHFLPHENYDDIINEVETYLNKVAESDLWLQHHPLQFEWGGNSMIEDKGEIFPSFTLPVNHPGYHLLELAHEKIHQAPLQSTMSTTVTDGGWTADFGIPTILYGPGELNEAHGTNEKIEIKSLEDYTEVLYHFLKSWYKNPVKATSEQ; the protein is encoded by the coding sequence ATGAATAAAAGACAATTTGAAATATTAGCAGCACTTATTGCAGCACCTACTGTCAGCCCACCCGCAAGAAATACAAAACCCCTTCAACAAAAGATTGCAGAATGGCTTAAATCGATAGGATTCGACACAACACAAATCCCTTTTTACGACAATGATGAAATTATTGTTGCCACATTAAAAGGCAAAAATGAACAGGCCCCAAAACTCATATTGAATGGACATGTAGATGTTGCAGAAGTTGAAAGCGAAACATTTTGGCATACAAATCCATTTGAACTTGTTGAAAAAGAGGGTTATTTGTATGGAAGAGGTGTCGCCGATATGAAAGGTGGTATGTCTGCGTTATTTTATAACCTTGAACGCCTTTATCAAGATGGCGTTCAGCCTGAAGGAGATATCATAGTTCAATCAGTTGTCGGTGAAGAAGTAGGCGAAGCAGGAACTAAAATTGCGTGTGAGCATTCACCGAAAGCTGATTTAGCACTCGTCCTAGATACAAGCGAATCTATCGCAATGGGACAAGGTGGCGTGATTACCGGATGGATTACGATACAAAGTGATGTCACAATCCATGATGGTGCTCGGAGTCATATTATACATGCTGGCGGTGGTCGTCATGGCGCCAGTGCCATTGAAAAAATGCTGAAAATCATTCAAGCGTTACAAGAACTTGAGCGTCATTGGGCTGTGACGAAATCTTATCCCGGTATGCCAAGTGGTGCCAATACGATTAATCCAGCAGTCATTGAAGGTGGACGTCATCCCGCATTTATTGCGGATCAATGTAAACTTTGGATTACTGTGCATTTTCTACCTCACGAAAATTATGATGATATTATTAATGAAGTTGAAACCTATTTAAATAAAGTTGCAGAAAGTGATTTATGGCTGCAACACCACCCACTTCAGTTTGAATGGGGTGGCAATTCAATGATAGAAGATAAAGGAGAAATATTCCCTAGCTTTACCCTTCCCGTTAACCATCCGGGCTACCATTTACTGGAACTGGCACATGAAAAAATTCATCAAGCCCCGCTTCAATCAACGATGAGTACCACTGTTACAGATGGCGGTTGGACAGCAGATTTTGGCATCCCAACCATTTTATATGGACCCGGAGAATTAAATGAAGCACATGGAACAAACGAAAAAATTGAAATCAAATCACTTGAAGATTATACAGAAGTGCTTTATCACTTTTTGAAAAGCTGGTATAAAAATCCAGTCAAAGCAACTAGCGAACAATAG
- the groES gene encoding co-chaperone GroES, with the protein MLRPLGNRVVIEKKEQEQTTKSGIVLTDSAKEKSNEGEIVAVGPGRILENGERLKPELNVGDRVVFQQYAGTEIKRNDTKYLVLSEDEILAVIE; encoded by the coding sequence ATGCTTAGACCATTAGGAAACCGTGTGGTTATTGAGAAAAAAGAGCAAGAACAAACAACGAAAAGTGGTATTGTTCTCACTGATTCTGCGAAAGAAAAATCAAATGAAGGTGAAATCGTTGCTGTAGGTCCAGGACGCATTTTAGAAAATGGGGAACGTTTAAAACCTGAATTGAATGTGGGTGACCGTGTTGTGTTTCAACAATATGCAGGTACTGAAATTAAAAGAAACGATACAAAATACTTAGTGTTAAGTGAAGACGAAATTTTAGCAGTTATTGAATAA
- a CDS encoding MetQ/NlpA family ABC transporter substrate-binding protein: MKRFLYVLIIGFIVISVAGCGKSDSDSNSDKKFTIGFGVGTYEEQFRKGILPILQKEGYDVKIKTFSQNDQVDPALVDEEIDATVHQSRAYMNSMNKKLNGEMIVNNHVPTAPQSIWSTKHHSLDDVKDGQTIAVPNDPVNQERAFRILEKLKWVKIDKDAGTVNFNVKSVKPDRYHLKFKEIHSAQVLRSLDDVDYGIVNGNYIADAHKVIADGLIVEKTPEQHKVVLTINKKDQNKAWAKALKKAYYSDEFKTWYEKQNKYKGFITPKEWNEG, translated from the coding sequence TTGAAGCGATTTTTATATGTTTTGATTATAGGATTTATCGTTATATCTGTGGCTGGCTGTGGTAAGTCTGACTCAGATAGTAACAGTGATAAAAAATTTACTATTGGGTTTGGTGTGGGGACTTATGAAGAGCAATTTAGAAAAGGAATCTTACCTATTCTTCAAAAAGAAGGTTACGATGTAAAAATTAAAACTTTTTCTCAAAATGATCAAGTTGATCCAGCTTTGGTTGATGAAGAAATTGATGCTACGGTTCATCAAAGTCGGGCTTATATGAATAGTATGAACAAAAAGTTAAATGGAGAAATGATTGTGAACAATCACGTACCGACTGCACCACAATCGATTTGGTCGACGAAACATCATTCTCTAGATGACGTTAAAGATGGTCAAACGATAGCCGTACCTAATGATCCAGTGAACCAAGAACGCGCATTTAGAATTTTGGAAAAGCTAAAATGGGTGAAAATTGATAAAGATGCGGGAACGGTCAATTTCAATGTTAAAAGTGTAAAACCCGATCGTTATCATTTAAAGTTTAAAGAGATTCATTCTGCACAAGTTTTACGTTCCTTAGATGATGTAGATTATGGTATCGTCAATGGAAACTATATTGCAGATGCGCATAAGGTTATCGCAGATGGTTTGATTGTGGAAAAAACGCCAGAACAGCACAAAGTTGTACTGACCATTAATAAAAAAGATCAAAATAAGGCGTGGGCAAAAGCACTTAAAAAAGCATATTACTCAGATGAATTTAAAACTTGGTATGAAAAGCAAAATAAATATAAAGGCTTTATTACACCAAAAGAATGGAATGAGGGGTAA
- a CDS encoding MetQ/NlpA family ABC transporter substrate-binding protein: MRKNLFLLLTLLLSLILVACGHEEKDKKEITVATSPGPYSELFLKGIKPELEKKGYTVKNKDFTELLQADVALQEGSVDVNVDQHKAYMDTFNQERDANLTNITKIPTVPTQIFSKRHTSLEEIKEGDTIAIPQDPSNASRAFRLLEKAGWIEIDAKKNDITITKKDIIKNPKHLNIKEMNSASIPRVLDDVDYGVIPGSIVYASHLDASKGLLKEDLINDLYLQVVVNEKNKDQQWVKDIEKAYHSKEFKKVLAKENKDGYWIVPEK, encoded by the coding sequence ATGAGAAAAAATTTATTTCTATTACTGACTTTGCTTTTGTCTTTGATTTTAGTTGCTTGCGGTCATGAAGAGAAAGATAAAAAGGAAATTACAGTTGCCACATCACCTGGACCGTACAGTGAACTCTTTTTAAAAGGAATAAAGCCTGAATTAGAAAAGAAAGGTTATACGGTTAAAAACAAAGATTTTACGGAGTTACTGCAAGCAGACGTTGCTCTGCAGGAAGGTAGTGTTGACGTGAACGTGGATCAACATAAGGCCTATATGGATACTTTTAATCAAGAAAGAGATGCAAATTTAACGAATATCACCAAAATACCAACTGTTCCAACTCAAATCTTTTCGAAACGACATACTTCTTTAGAAGAAATAAAAGAAGGGGACACAATTGCGATTCCGCAAGACCCTTCAAATGCTTCGCGTGCATTTCGTTTATTAGAAAAAGCGGGATGGATTGAAATAGATGCTAAAAAGAACGATATTACTATTACTAAAAAAGATATTATAAAAAATCCTAAACATCTCAATATTAAGGAGATGAATTCTGCAAGTATTCCAAGAGTTTTAGATGATGTCGACTATGGCGTTATTCCTGGTTCAATTGTTTACGCTTCTCATTTAGATGCTTCAAAAGGATTATTAAAAGAAGATTTGATTAATGATTTATATTTACAAGTTGTTGTGAACGAAAAAAATAAAGATCAGCAATGGGTGAAAGACATTGAAAAAGCTTATCATTCTAAAGAATTTAAAAAAGTGCTAGCAAAAGAGAATAAAGATGGTTATTGGATTGTTCCAGAAAAATAG
- the pmtD gene encoding phenol-soluble modulin export ABC transporter permease subunit PmtD, whose amino-acid sequence MRILQLVKFDMISILKSPLTYLAIILGVAPLITTMAILVTHDKPVNANTLFSVGKWFFSLIGLLFVIKTITRDSGQGTIQLFLNHYRNRVGYFIAKCCSIALISIITTAVVLIVTYLIQWTTKGEELNNQNIWKLLVFYLILFFVYGLLLFLINLIVQKPALVYTLGILLLLILPVMKPFIPLIPVIGDDIQKSLKYIPFSYLSEKSLDSGLTFSNWQWFINAASIVVLFIANFLLISKKDI is encoded by the coding sequence ATGAGAATATTGCAATTAGTTAAATTCGATATGATTAGCATATTGAAGAGTCCACTTACATATTTAGCGATTATTTTGGGTGTCGCACCGCTGATTACTACAATGGCAATCCTTGTTACGCACGATAAACCTGTCAATGCGAATACACTTTTTAGTGTGGGGAAATGGTTCTTTTCGTTAATTGGTTTACTATTTGTAATCAAAACGATTACACGTGATAGTGGTCAAGGCACAATTCAACTCTTTTTGAATCACTATCGAAATCGCGTTGGTTATTTTATTGCAAAATGTTGTTCAATCGCGCTTATTTCAATAATTACAACTGCTGTTGTTTTAATCGTGACATATTTAATTCAATGGACAACCAAAGGTGAAGAACTTAATAATCAGAATATATGGAAGTTGCTTGTCTTTTATTTAATTCTTTTCTTTGTGTATGGTTTACTGTTATTTTTAATTAATTTAATTGTTCAAAAACCAGCACTAGTCTATACATTAGGTATTTTACTGTTGCTTATATTACCAGTCATGAAACCATTTATTCCGTTGATTCCTGTCATCGGGGATGATATTCAAAAATCGTTGAAATACATTCCGTTTAGCTATTTAAGTGAAAAATCTTTAGACAGTGGGTTAACTTTTTCAAACTGGCAATGGTTTATCAATGCGGCATCCATCGTCGTATTATTTATTGCTAATTTTCTTTTAATTAGTAAGAAAGATATCTAA